A stretch of Sphingomonas sp. JUb134 DNA encodes these proteins:
- a CDS encoding sodium:calcium antiporter, whose protein sequence is MTELVAGLPLAALVAFFAAAAAVVWWAGTHLTKQVDQVAQRFDLGQAFAGMVLLGGITSLPELAAVSTASISGDATLAVNNLLGSAAVNILLLVIADIVFGRDALTRVAAQPGTLMQGVLGMMLMGAVASLVLWGDLSVGGVGLGAVGVAVACVLAMRISSRYERRDVWRRTDDDQESAPANEKSDPRSTGRMLANLALLGVAILAAGALLSLSADGIATQTGLSSGMVGFLLVAFATSLPELSSVTAAVRAGRYELAVGDIFGTNLFNLALLLIADLLSSGEPVLAAAGPFEALGALVALLMTGAFVIGLLERGNRTLLRMGYDAIAAFAIFVLGVAAMSTL, encoded by the coding sequence ATGACCGAACTTGTTGCCGGGCTGCCGCTCGCCGCGCTTGTTGCTTTCTTTGCGGCCGCCGCAGCCGTCGTCTGGTGGGCAGGGACGCACCTGACGAAACAGGTCGACCAGGTCGCCCAACGCTTTGATCTGGGTCAGGCGTTTGCGGGCATGGTGCTGTTGGGCGGCATCACCTCGCTGCCGGAACTGGCAGCGGTCAGCACTGCGTCCATCAGCGGCGACGCCACGCTGGCGGTCAACAATTTGCTCGGCAGTGCGGCGGTGAACATCCTGCTTCTGGTGATCGCGGACATCGTGTTCGGTCGAGACGCGCTGACCCGCGTCGCGGCACAGCCGGGCACGTTGATGCAGGGCGTGCTGGGCATGATGCTGATGGGCGCGGTCGCCAGCCTAGTACTGTGGGGGGACCTGTCCGTGGGCGGCGTAGGGCTAGGCGCGGTCGGCGTCGCGGTGGCGTGCGTGCTCGCGATGCGGATTTCCTCCCGCTACGAGCGGCGCGACGTCTGGCGGCGCACCGACGACGACCAAGAAAGCGCGCCCGCCAACGAGAAGTCCGATCCGCGCTCCACCGGTCGCATGTTGGCGAACCTGGCACTGCTTGGCGTCGCCATCCTGGCGGCTGGGGCGCTGCTGTCGCTCTCCGCCGACGGCATCGCGACGCAGACGGGGCTGTCCAGCGGAATGGTCGGCTTCCTGCTGGTCGCGTTCGCGACCTCCCTTCCGGAACTGAGTTCGGTGACCGCCGCCGTGCGGGCCGGCCGCTACGAGCTGGCGGTCGGAGACATCTTCGGAACCAACCTGTTCAACCTGGCACTGCTTCTGATAGCCGACCTCCTCAGCAGTGGCGAGCCGGTCCTGGCGGCGGCGGGCCCGTTCGAGGCGCTCGGCGCGCTGGTGGCGCTGCTGATGACGGGCGCCTTCGTCATAGGACTGCTGGAGCGAGGCAATCGTACGCTGCTGCGGATGGGCTATGATGCCATCGCAGCGTTCGCGATCTTTGTCCTCGGTGTTGCCGCGATGTCCACCCTCTAA
- a CDS encoding DUF3008 family protein, which translates to MPAKSAAQQKAAGAALSAKRGDTPKSKLKGASKSMEDSMSEKQLEELAHTKRKGKPEHDSKS; encoded by the coding sequence ATGCCCGCAAAGTCCGCCGCCCAGCAGAAGGCCGCCGGTGCCGCACTCAGCGCCAAGCGCGGCGACACCCCGAAGTCGAAGCTGAAAGGTGCCTCCAAGAGCATGGAGGACTCCATGAGCGAGAAGCAGCTGGAGGAGTTGGCGCACACCAAGCGCAAGGGAAAGCCCGAGCACGACAGCAAGAGCTGA
- a CDS encoding protein-L-isoaspartate(D-aspartate) O-methyltransferase, with protein MTDFAAARARMVDVQIARRGIRDAAVLAAMRTVPRERFVSEALAEFAYEDTPLPIGAEQTISQPFIVAAMIEAAEIGRQHRVLEVGAGSGYAAAVLGQVAGRVFAVERHAQLGTAAAAQIEALGYDNVRIVSGDGSGGLPAEAPFDAILVSAGGPDIPHALKQQLAVGGHLIVPVGEPGDQKLCKVTRLTEDRFEEQNLGAVTFVPLIGAHGWPEDGSRSASNHTPGASRKQTLPEMIAEAAEPLPAFDDPAFGRLFDRFADRRVLLLGEASHGTSEFYQARAAITRHLVEHHGFTIVAVEADWPDAATVDRFVRHREPRPGAETPFQRFPTWMWRNTDVQALIRWMHAHNADRPMHDRAGFYGLDIYNMSGSIGAVLDYLDRIDPEAGAAARERYGCLTPWQKNPATYGRAALSRGYAECERAVIEQCQALLQKQLDYAAEDGDDFLDAAQNARLVASAERYYRIMYYGGAESWNLRDTHMFETLRHLLDAKGPDAKAIVWAHNSHIGDARATDMGQVRDELNIGQLCREEWGDAVASIGFGTHSGTVAAATDWDGDMEVKRVNPSRRDSYERLCHDSGTERFLLDLAPGRHEALRRALAEPRLERFIGVIYRPDTERWSHYSDAVLPEQFDAYVWFDTTRAVTPLGPEHHRGMPETYPFGE; from the coding sequence ATGACCGACTTCGCTGCCGCCCGCGCCAGGATGGTGGACGTGCAGATCGCGCGCCGGGGCATCCGCGACGCGGCAGTGCTCGCCGCGATGCGCACGGTGCCGCGCGAGCGCTTCGTGTCGGAGGCGCTCGCCGAGTTTGCGTATGAGGACACGCCCCTGCCGATCGGGGCGGAACAGACGATCTCCCAGCCGTTCATCGTGGCGGCCATGATCGAGGCGGCCGAGATCGGGCGACAGCATCGGGTGCTGGAGGTGGGGGCCGGATCCGGCTACGCCGCTGCCGTTCTCGGCCAGGTCGCGGGACGGGTATTCGCCGTCGAACGACATGCGCAGCTCGGCACCGCCGCGGCGGCGCAGATCGAGGCGCTCGGCTACGACAACGTCCGGATCGTGAGTGGCGACGGCAGCGGTGGACTTCCGGCCGAAGCGCCGTTCGACGCGATCCTGGTGTCCGCCGGCGGGCCGGACATACCCCATGCGCTGAAGCAGCAGCTGGCGGTCGGCGGGCACCTGATCGTGCCGGTGGGGGAACCGGGCGACCAGAAGCTCTGCAAGGTGACGCGCCTCACCGAGGATCGCTTCGAGGAGCAGAATCTCGGCGCCGTCACGTTCGTGCCGCTGATCGGCGCCCATGGCTGGCCGGAGGATGGCAGCCGCTCGGCGAGCAATCACACCCCCGGCGCCTCGCGCAAGCAGACGCTGCCGGAGATGATCGCCGAAGCGGCAGAGCCGCTGCCCGCGTTCGACGATCCGGCATTCGGCCGCCTGTTCGATCGGTTCGCGGATCGCCGGGTGCTGCTGCTGGGGGAGGCGAGCCACGGCACCAGCGAATTCTACCAGGCGCGTGCCGCCATCACTCGGCACCTCGTCGAGCACCACGGCTTCACCATCGTCGCGGTCGAGGCGGATTGGCCGGATGCCGCCACCGTTGACCGCTTCGTCCGCCATCGCGAGCCGCGGCCCGGCGCGGAAACGCCGTTCCAGCGCTTCCCCACCTGGATGTGGCGCAACACCGACGTCCAGGCGCTGATCCGCTGGATGCACGCGCACAATGCCGACAGGCCGATGCACGACCGTGCCGGCTTCTACGGGCTCGACATCTACAACATGTCCGGGTCGATTGGCGCGGTGCTCGACTATCTGGACCGGATCGATCCCGAAGCCGGTGCCGCGGCGCGCGAGCGGTACGGATGCCTCACGCCCTGGCAGAAGAACCCGGCGACCTATGGCCGCGCGGCGCTCAGCCGGGGCTATGCCGAGTGCGAGCGGGCCGTGATCGAGCAGTGCCAGGCCTTGCTCCAGAAGCAGCTCGACTATGCGGCGGAGGACGGCGACGATTTCCTGGATGCGGCGCAGAACGCGCGGCTGGTCGCGTCGGCCGAGCGCTACTACCGGATCATGTACTATGGCGGCGCGGAGAGCTGGAACCTGCGCGACACGCACATGTTCGAGACCCTGCGCCATCTGCTGGATGCCAAGGGGCCGGACGCCAAGGCGATCGTCTGGGCGCACAACAGCCACATCGGCGACGCGCGTGCGACCGACATGGGGCAGGTGCGGGACGAGCTGAACATCGGGCAGCTCTGCCGCGAGGAGTGGGGCGATGCGGTCGCGTCTATCGGCTTCGGCACCCATAGCGGCACCGTGGCCGCAGCGACTGACTGGGACGGCGACATGGAGGTGAAGCGCGTCAATCCCTCCCGTCGCGACAGCTATGAGCGGCTATGCCACGACAGCGGCACCGAGCGGTTTCTGCTCGATCTTGCGCCCGGACGGCACGAGGCGCTGCGGCGCGCGTTGGCGGAACCGCGGCTGGAGCGCTTCATCGGCGTCATCTATCGCCCCGACACGGAGCGCTGGAGCCACTATAGCGACGCGGTCCTGCCCGAGCAGTTCGACGCCTATGTGTGGTTCGACACGACCCGCGCCGTGACGCCGCTGGGTCCGGAGCACCATCGCGGCATGC
- a CDS encoding AsmA family protein, translating to MSASAVLVLALLVIALFPWGLLRGVLADRLSKHFERPVVIGSLKRIDHIGFTPTVALRDVRIPQADWAGSGDFLRLDEARVTFPVWALLTGAVQPRDIEISGLRLALVRTKDGRTNWSREEEGSGSGDRIGLKAVTVRNSVIRYQDAEQDRRATLGLASNAQGFRVVGNGTIRGAPVRIAVTGAPIVRSRQDNWPFQARIDGEALTMHARGTMDRPLDTSHMTLDLDTRAADLKLVDAVIEAGLFRTQPVALKAHVRHDGRDWTITKLMGTIGRSDIAGRVVVKKRDNRTKLDGEITSRRFDFDDLSSDQGLAERRVRRQRIGPRVIPDTRINLANVDALDGTLTVRIDRVTSRNGDPALTWLSGKLVLDHQRLQIDPLTLGFSGGEAAGRATVDQREGAAHPTLALDLKAEGSQFRMFADAGPVTGRMQARARLTGRGDTIRQAVGRSSGRVGLVVRDGALPARYAEALGFDAVGALTADKDARATLRCLVLQLPVSGGEGRVNSLVLDTSVSQLVGSGSIQFPREQIAIRLTGAPKQKSLLRLPGEARLTGSLSAPRLTIPHETKSVGNILKAVGRTITGRQGALATDADCTSLSAQALR from the coding sequence TTGAGCGCCTCGGCCGTGCTGGTCCTTGCACTGCTCGTGATCGCGCTCTTTCCCTGGGGACTCCTGCGAGGGGTACTGGCGGACCGGCTGAGCAAGCATTTCGAACGTCCTGTCGTCATCGGCAGCCTGAAGCGGATCGACCACATCGGCTTCACGCCGACCGTGGCACTTCGCGATGTCCGTATTCCACAGGCAGACTGGGCCGGTTCTGGCGACTTTCTGAGATTGGACGAGGCGCGGGTAACCTTTCCGGTCTGGGCGCTGCTGACCGGCGCGGTGCAACCACGCGACATCGAGATCAGCGGTCTCCGGCTGGCGTTGGTCCGAACAAAGGACGGACGTACCAACTGGTCGCGCGAAGAAGAGGGGAGCGGGAGCGGCGACAGGATCGGCCTGAAGGCGGTGACCGTGCGCAATAGCGTCATCCGCTACCAGGATGCCGAGCAGGATCGGCGCGCGACCCTCGGCCTCGCATCGAACGCGCAAGGTTTTCGCGTGGTCGGCAACGGCACGATCCGCGGTGCGCCCGTTCGCATCGCAGTGACCGGTGCGCCGATCGTCCGGTCTCGCCAGGATAACTGGCCGTTCCAGGCGCGGATCGATGGAGAGGCGCTGACGATGCACGCGCGCGGGACGATGGACCGCCCGCTCGACACGAGCCACATGACGCTCGATCTCGACACGCGCGCCGCCGACCTCAAGCTGGTCGACGCCGTGATCGAAGCGGGGCTTTTCCGCACCCAGCCTGTCGCGCTCAAGGCGCATGTCCGCCATGACGGGCGGGACTGGACGATCACGAAGCTGATGGGGACGATCGGCCGCTCCGACATCGCCGGCCGGGTCGTGGTGAAGAAACGCGACAACCGCACCAAGCTCGACGGGGAGATCACCTCCCGCCGGTTCGACTTCGACGATCTTTCGTCCGATCAGGGGCTGGCCGAGCGACGGGTGCGCCGGCAGAGGATCGGCCCGCGCGTCATTCCCGACACCCGGATCAACCTCGCCAATGTCGACGCGCTCGACGGGACGCTCACCGTCCGGATCGATCGGGTGACGAGCCGGAACGGCGATCCTGCCCTGACTTGGCTGAGCGGCAAACTGGTGCTGGACCATCAGCGGCTGCAAATCGATCCGCTCACGCTCGGCTTCTCCGGGGGCGAGGCGGCGGGACGCGCGACGGTCGACCAGCGTGAAGGCGCCGCGCATCCGACGCTCGCGCTCGATCTGAAGGCGGAGGGCAGCCAATTTAGGATGTTTGCCGATGCCGGCCCCGTCACGGGCCGCATGCAAGCGCGTGCGCGGCTGACGGGTCGCGGCGATACCATCCGCCAGGCGGTTGGTCGCTCGAGCGGCCGGGTGGGACTGGTCGTCCGGGACGGCGCGCTGCCCGCGCGCTATGCGGAAGCGCTCGGCTTCGATGCGGTCGGTGCGTTGACGGCCGACAAGGACGCGCGAGCGACCCTGCGCTGCCTGGTCCTGCAACTGCCGGTCAGCGGCGGCGAGGGAAGGGTGAATTCGCTGGTCCTCGATACGAGCGTGAGCCAACTCGTTGGCAGCGGCTCGATCCAGTTCCCGCGCGAGCAGATCGCCATCCGCCTGACGGGCGCCCCCAAGCAGAAGAGCCTGCTGCGCCTGCCGGGCGAGGCCCGTCTCACCGGCTCGTTGAGCGCACCCCGGCTTACCATTCCGCACGAGACCAAGTCCGTGGGCAACATCCTCAAGGCGGTTGGTCGTACGATCACCGGCCGGCAGGGCGCGCTCGCCACCGACGCCGATTGCACGTCGCTTTCGGCACAGGCGTTGCGCTGA
- a CDS encoding four-helix bundle copper-binding protein, with protein sequence MSIHKMIAAHPDVAGNLNEDLAKAVRHAMFCSVICTSCADACSGEEMDMRQCIRTCMDCADVCEATMKVATRRTGSNEAVLRAMLETCIRTCEICAEECAKHDHDHCRLCADMCRECAEDCRKALQKIS encoded by the coding sequence ATGTCCATTCACAAGATGATTGCCGCTCACCCCGATGTCGCGGGCAACCTGAACGAGGATCTGGCGAAAGCGGTTCGTCACGCGATGTTCTGTTCGGTGATCTGCACGTCGTGCGCTGACGCTTGCTCGGGCGAGGAGATGGACATGCGGCAGTGCATCCGCACGTGCATGGACTGCGCCGACGTCTGCGAGGCCACGATGAAGGTCGCAACCCGACGCACCGGCAGCAACGAAGCGGTGCTACGCGCAATGCTGGAAACCTGCATCCGCACGTGTGAGATCTGTGCCGAAGAGTGCGCCAAACATGATCACGATCACTGCCGGCTTTGTGCAGACATGTGCCGCGAATGCGCTGAGGACTGTCGAAAAGCGTTACAGAAGATTTCGTGA
- a CDS encoding NAD(P)-dependent alcohol dehydrogenase yields MRIKAAVMQKADGMLTRRRIELEEVELDSPYDDEVLIRITACGVCGTDKGAIHGLEPYPTPGVLGHEGAGIVEAVGRDVKSVKPGDRVMIGFPFCGECRTCRRGEMRYCEKGQALSFSGYRLDGSSGMKRLNGEPLAGRFFQQSSWSTHTLALERQLAKVPDGIDLDLCGPYGCSISTGAGTILNELKPLPGSAIAIFGAGNVGLAAVMAARLTGATRIIAIDKVPERLALAREIGATHSLEHGADTIAELKELVGGHLDYSVEATDGSNLVGEAISALGPRGTCAMVGGAKMTATVKYNHPDVLMNGKHIIGVMGGGGQTPTFLQSLMELQRQGRFPLEKLVRFYDLADVNQAVDDSDAGTTIKPILRMPH; encoded by the coding sequence ATGCGCATCAAGGCGGCGGTCATGCAGAAGGCGGATGGAATGCTGACGCGGCGCCGGATCGAGCTGGAAGAAGTCGAGCTCGACTCGCCTTATGACGACGAGGTCCTGATCCGCATCACCGCATGCGGCGTTTGCGGAACGGACAAAGGGGCGATCCACGGCCTTGAGCCCTACCCCACGCCCGGCGTTCTCGGCCACGAGGGGGCCGGCATCGTCGAGGCGGTCGGGCGCGACGTGAAGAGCGTGAAGCCCGGCGACCGGGTAATGATCGGCTTTCCTTTCTGCGGCGAGTGCCGCACCTGTCGTCGCGGCGAAATGCGATATTGCGAGAAGGGGCAGGCGCTCAGTTTCAGCGGCTATCGTCTCGACGGCTCCAGCGGAATGAAGCGGCTGAACGGCGAGCCGCTCGCCGGGCGCTTCTTCCAGCAATCATCCTGGTCGACCCACACACTGGCCCTCGAACGCCAGCTGGCCAAGGTGCCGGACGGCATCGATCTCGACCTGTGCGGCCCCTACGGTTGCAGCATCTCGACGGGCGCGGGCACGATCCTCAACGAGCTGAAGCCCCTCCCCGGCAGTGCAATCGCCATCTTCGGGGCGGGCAATGTGGGGCTCGCCGCCGTCATGGCTGCCAGACTGACCGGCGCTACCCGCATCATAGCGATCGACAAGGTGCCTGAGCGGCTGGCGCTCGCACGCGAAATCGGCGCGACGCACAGTCTTGAACATGGAGCGGATACCATCGCCGAACTGAAGGAGCTGGTCGGCGGTCATCTCGACTACAGTGTCGAGGCGACAGATGGTTCGAACCTTGTCGGAGAGGCGATCAGCGCTTTGGGCCCGCGCGGAACCTGCGCGATGGTCGGCGGCGCCAAGATGACCGCCACGGTCAAATATAACCACCCCGACGTGCTCATGAACGGCAAGCATATCATCGGCGTGATGGGCGGGGGCGGGCAGACGCCGACGTTTCTCCAGAGCCTGATGGAGCTGCAGCGCCAAGGGCGCTTCCCGCTCGAGAAGCTCGTGCGCTTCTACGACCTCGCGGACGTGAATCAGGCTGTCGACGACAGCGATGCAGGCACGACCATCAAGCCCATCCTCCGCATGCCGCACTGA